In Falco biarmicus isolate bFalBia1 chromosome 5, bFalBia1.pri, whole genome shotgun sequence, a single genomic region encodes these proteins:
- the KIAA0930 gene encoding uncharacterized protein KIAA0930 homolog isoform X5 has product MFSTYFMEKWAPRQDDMLFYVRRKLSYVSGDSTEGKKQVEVEVYRRDSKKLPGLGDPDIDWEESVYLNLILQKLDYVVTCAVCTRSDGGDIHIHKKKSQQVFASPSKHPMDSKGEESKISYPNIFFMIDSFEEVFSDMTVGEGEMVCVELVASDKSNTFQGVIFQGSIRYEALKKVYDNRVSVAAKMAQRMSFGFYKYNNMEFVRMKGPQGKGHAEMAVSRVSTGDTSPYGTEEDSNPESPVHERVTSFSTPPTPERNNRPSFFSPSLKRKVPRNRIAEMKKSHSANDSEEFFRDDDGGDLHNATNLRSRSLSGTGRSLVGSWLKLNRTDENFLLYAHLTYITLPLHRILTDILEVRQKPILMT; this is encoded by the exons CAGGTTGAAGTTGAAGTTTACCGGAGAGATTCTAAGAAGCTTCCTGGCTTGGGAGACCCTGACATTGACTGGGAAGAGAGCGTCTACTTGAACCTCATCCTACAGAAG CTGGATTATGTGGTGACATGTGCTGTGTGCACACGCTCCGATGGAGGAGATATTCACATTCACAAAAAGAAGTCTCAG CAAGTGTTTGCATCTCCTAGCAAACACCCAATGGACAGTAAAGGAGAGGAGTCAAAGATCAGCTACCCCAACATATTCTTCATGATCGACAGTTTTGAAGAG GTTTTCAGTGACATGACTGTTGGAGAAGGAGAAATGGTCTGTGTGGAGCTGGTGGCCAGTGACAAAAGCAACACCTTCCAAGGGGTGATTTTTCAGGGGTCCATCCGCTATGAAGCACTCAAGAAGGTCTATGACAACAGG GTGAGTGTTGCAGCTAAGATGGCTCAAAGAATGTCCTTTGGCTTTTATAAATATAACAACATGGAGTTTGTCCGAATGAAAGGGCCACAAGGGAAAGGACACGCAGAGATGGCAGTGAGTAGAGTTTCTACTGGTGACACTTCACCGTACGGGACGGAAGAAGATTCAAATCCAGAATCCCCAGTGCATGAGAGA GTGACTTCTTTCAGCACACCGCCAACCCCAGAACGCAACAATCGCCCatcctttttctccccatccctcaaAAGAAAAGTGCCCCGAAATCGAATTGCTGAGATGAAAAAATCCCACTCAGCAAATGACAGTGAGGAGTTCTTCAGAGATGATGATGGTGGAG ATCTGCACAATGCGACAAATCTGAGGTCGCGGTCCTTATCTGGAACAGGACGCTCTCTGGTGGGCTCGTGGCTGAAGCTGAACAGAACAGATGAAAACTTTCTACTCTATGCACACTTAACTTACATCACTTTGCCATTGCATCGAATTTTAACAG ATATCTTGGAAGTGCGGCAGAAACCAATTCTGATGACATAG